In one window of uncultured Campylobacter sp. DNA:
- a CDS encoding ABC transporter substrate-binding protein: MVRKILFISLLLVFSNAATLTDVLDRQVEVKDKIEKVVLTFYFEEYFVTTGEEGVSKIAGWSKGYWKGRREATWQAFLKKFPSIDQIPDVGYVGKNTLSFERIVSLKPDVVLFAKNDYEKVKQNLKNLDSSGIAAVFVDFHDENLQNHMKSMEILGEIFGKQGRIAEVNKFYKSKFELVEQRFAKAKNTTKPKVYVEFSEKAGASVFGVSYDDKMWGAFVSAAGGENIAKGLIKGASSPLNPEFIVNKNPDIIIFAGNYFPNGGKNIPLGYGVSKQEAAANFNDYAQRSGWQNINAVKNHKIYAIYHDLSRHIFDFAGILFFAKKIHPELFADIDPAAELKEFFDKFYPVEFSGTWMIDF, from the coding sequence ATGGTTAGAAAAATTTTATTTATATCGCTGCTGCTTGTTTTTTCAAACGCCGCTACGCTCACCGACGTTTTAGACAGGCAGGTTGAGGTAAAGGACAAGATAGAAAAGGTCGTTTTGACGTTTTATTTCGAAGAGTACTTCGTAACCACGGGTGAAGAGGGCGTTTCGAAAATCGCAGGATGGTCCAAAGGATACTGGAAAGGTCGCAGAGAAGCGACGTGGCAGGCTTTTTTGAAAAAATTTCCGAGCATAGATCAGATCCCCGATGTGGGCTACGTCGGCAAAAACACTCTATCGTTCGAGCGCATCGTCTCGCTAAAGCCCGATGTGGTTTTGTTTGCAAAAAACGATTACGAAAAAGTTAAGCAAAATTTGAAAAATTTAGATAGCTCGGGCATTGCTGCGGTGTTCGTAGATTTTCATGATGAAAATTTACAAAACCACATGAAAAGCATGGAAATTCTAGGCGAAATTTTTGGTAAGCAAGGCAGGATAGCCGAAGTGAATAAATTTTATAAATCAAAATTCGAGCTCGTAGAACAAAGGTTCGCCAAAGCCAAAAATACGACCAAGCCCAAAGTTTACGTAGAATTTAGCGAAAAGGCGGGCGCTAGCGTTTTCGGCGTATCGTATGACGATAAGATGTGGGGAGCCTTCGTCAGCGCCGCCGGCGGAGAAAATATCGCAAAAGGGCTGATAAAAGGCGCCTCCTCGCCGCTCAATCCGGAATTTATAGTCAATAAAAATCCCGATATTATCATATTTGCGGGGAATTATTTTCCAAACGGCGGCAAGAACATCCCGCTAGGCTACGGCGTAAGCAAGCAGGAGGCCGCGGCAAATTTTAATGATTACGCCCAAAGGAGCGGCTGGCAAAACATAAACGCCGTCAAAAATCATAAAATTTACGCGATCTATCACGATCTAAGCAGGCATATTTTCGATTTTGCGGGGATTTTATTTTTCGCGAAAAAAATACATCCCGAGCTCTTTGCAGATATAGATCCTGCCGCGGAGCTGAAGGAATTTTTCGATAAATTTTATCCGGTCGAATTTAGCGGAACGTGGATGATCGATTTTTAA
- a CDS encoding iron ABC transporter permease: MSAEFYKSLVFRKILLICCGTGLLSVLFVLDIANGPANYGFFEILQSFFSRSTDKNLSVIVFDMRLPAAIAAVLAGASLGLSGAVMQTLLANPLASPYTLGVGSAAGFGAAVGIVFFAGNFLSIGFFAFFFAILSIVFIYRLSNRIDLGSSGIILIGIILVFIYQSLQAFVIYVADEAEVSSIVFWTFGSLSKANYASLSIMFAVFAAAFFISLYNAWSFNAVLLGDEIAQSMGVCVHSFKIKMLILASVLTATCVCFVGTIGFVGLLGAHISRILIGAEQRFFLPFSALIGALLLSFSSILSKNLISGVIFPIGIITSFIGALFFLAIVLNKGRG, from the coding sequence ATGTCCGCAGAATTTTATAAAAGCCTCGTCTTTAGAAAAATTTTACTAATATGCTGCGGCACGGGGCTTTTATCTGTTTTATTCGTACTTGATATAGCAAACGGGCCCGCAAACTACGGCTTTTTTGAAATTTTACAATCCTTTTTTTCGCGCAGCACAGATAAAAATCTAAGCGTTATAGTCTTTGATATGAGGCTGCCCGCGGCTATAGCGGCCGTTTTAGCGGGAGCGAGTCTAGGACTTAGCGGCGCCGTCATGCAGACCCTGCTAGCAAATCCGCTCGCTAGCCCCTATACTCTAGGAGTGGGCTCTGCGGCGGGCTTTGGAGCTGCCGTCGGCATAGTGTTTTTTGCGGGGAATTTTTTAAGCATAGGATTTTTTGCATTTTTCTTCGCTATTTTAAGCATCGTTTTCATATACCGCTTATCAAATCGCATAGATCTAGGCTCTTCGGGCATCATTTTAATAGGGATCATTTTGGTTTTTATCTATCAGAGCCTGCAGGCCTTCGTGATATACGTCGCGGATGAAGCGGAGGTTTCGAGTATAGTCTTTTGGACCTTCGGCTCGCTTTCAAAGGCGAATTACGCGAGCTTATCGATCATGTTCGCGGTATTTGCGGCGGCATTTTTCATATCGCTTTACAATGCTTGGAGCTTTAACGCGGTCTTACTAGGCGACGAAATAGCTCAGAGCATGGGCGTTTGCGTGCACTCTTTTAAAATAAAAATGCTGATCTTAGCCTCGGTCCTAACCGCTACTTGCGTCTGTTTCGTAGGCACGATCGGCTTTGTTGGACTGCTGGGAGCGCACATATCTAGAATTTTAATAGGCGCGGAGCAGAGATTTTTCCTTCCATTTTCGGCTCTGATAGGAGCTCTGCTTCTTTCATTTTCATCTATTTTGAGCAAAAATTTAATAAGCGGCGTAATCTTTCCTATCGGCATAATCACCTCCTTCATCGGGGCGCTGTTTTTCCTAGCGATCGTGCTAAATAAGGGGCGCGGATGA
- a CDS encoding ABC transporter ATP-binding protein: MRVEGLSFSYKNKEILKNISFAVNEGEILTILGVNGAGKSTTMKCLAGILKTDAKIDLCGASVKEIGYLTQNIMQEGGLSVFELVLLGRISKLNFKVSRSDLQRVEHVLKHVGIEHLAKRSFSELSGGQQRLVLIAMVFAKTPKIMLLDEPTANLDLLHQKDILNLIRDYTKFYKISTVINIHDINHALNYGDKIMVLHDGEIAFLGAPKDLDTALLSEVFGVEFELFQNRSGKKFIANF, from the coding sequence ATGAGGGTTGAAGGCTTAAGCTTTTCATACAAAAATAAAGAAATTTTAAAAAACATAAGCTTTGCCGTAAACGAAGGCGAAATTTTAACGATCCTGGGCGTAAACGGCGCCGGCAAAAGCACGACGATGAAATGCTTAGCGGGCATCTTAAAGACGGATGCTAAGATTGATCTGTGCGGCGCGAGCGTCAAGGAGATCGGCTATCTGACGCAAAATATTATGCAAGAGGGCGGACTTAGCGTATTTGAGCTAGTGCTTTTGGGTCGCATTTCGAAGCTAAATTTTAAAGTAAGCCGCAGCGATCTGCAAAGGGTGGAGCATGTACTAAAGCACGTGGGCATCGAGCACCTCGCAAAAAGAAGCTTTAGCGAGCTCTCCGGGGGCCAACAGAGGCTGGTACTCATAGCTATGGTTTTTGCAAAAACGCCTAAAATCATGCTTTTGGACGAGCCTACCGCAAATTTAGACCTGCTTCATCAAAAAGATATATTAAATTTAATAAGAGACTACACGAAATTTTATAAAATTTCGACCGTCATAAATATCCACGACATCAATCACGCTCTGAATTACGGCGATAAAATAATGGTGCTGCATGACGGCGAGATAGCGTTTCTAGGCGCGCCGAAAGATCTTGATACGGCTCTACTGAGCGAGGTTTTCGGCGTGGAGTTTGAACTGTTTCAAAACAGAAGCGGCAAAAAATTTATCGCAAATTTTTAG
- a CDS encoding DUF3365 domain-containing protein: MKYKFKFIVAVFVLLYIVITALVFNFYRELALKDTRREAFYILDTMNAVRDYVSTVQRPLINELKEKKLLSEDFFDPRLMSSTYITREIYKIQLAKENINYDYKLVATDPLNPEHEGSEFENEILEGFKENRYKEYSRIVYDKGGASYLLSLPITNSQPSCTECHSINAAPKKMQELYGDVGNFKGGLGDTIAMISFKIPIKSILLYHTKEFVVSGLSLLVVFLICIFCIYKIHKKNATLKMQTQLLLINQSRLALMGEMIGNISHQWRQPLSQISSTLINLELYNERGKLSKERLEGGIRDAGEQVKFMSDTIEDFKNFFNPNMPKREFSAGEAIEQARKILNASLKKHVIDISVRIEENFTLYGNVNELIQVLINIINNAKEAFLDVPLKRREIKIRSFLKQGERVITIENNASRIDDARLGKIFEPHFTTKQQGSGLGLYMSKMIIEKNGGSISAANSDEGAIFTISFR, translated from the coding sequence TTGAAGTATAAATTTAAATTTATCGTAGCGGTTTTCGTGCTGCTATATATCGTAATTACGGCTTTGGTTTTTAACTTCTACCGCGAGCTTGCGCTAAAGGACACGAGGCGCGAGGCGTTTTATATCCTAGATACGATGAATGCGGTGCGCGATTACGTCTCGACCGTGCAGCGCCCGCTAATAAACGAGCTTAAAGAAAAAAAGCTTCTGAGTGAGGATTTTTTCGATCCGAGGCTGATGTCCTCGACCTACATAACGCGCGAAATTTATAAAATTCAGCTCGCCAAAGAAAACATCAACTACGACTACAAGCTCGTCGCTACCGATCCGCTCAATCCCGAGCACGAGGGAAGCGAGTTTGAGAATGAAATTTTAGAGGGCTTTAAAGAAAACAGATATAAAGAATACTCCAGAATTGTCTACGATAAAGGTGGCGCCTCGTATCTTTTGAGCTTGCCGATAACAAACTCCCAGCCTTCGTGCACTGAGTGCCACAGCATCAACGCAGCACCTAAAAAGATGCAAGAGCTCTATGGAGATGTGGGAAATTTCAAAGGCGGCCTGGGCGATACGATCGCGATGATAAGCTTTAAAATTCCGATAAAAAGCATTCTGCTCTATCACACCAAAGAGTTTGTCGTCAGCGGCCTAAGCTTGCTTGTGGTATTTTTGATCTGTATATTTTGTATCTATAAAATTCACAAAAAAAACGCGACTTTAAAGATGCAAACTCAGCTTTTATTGATAAATCAAAGCCGCCTCGCGCTAATGGGCGAGATGATCGGCAATATCTCGCATCAGTGGCGCCAGCCGCTATCGCAAATCAGCTCCACGCTCATAAATTTAGAGCTTTACAACGAGCGGGGTAAGCTTTCAAAAGAGAGGCTCGAAGGCGGCATTAGGGACGCGGGCGAGCAGGTGAAATTTATGAGCGATACGATCGAGGATTTTAAAAATTTCTTCAATCCGAATATGCCTAAGAGGGAATTTAGCGCCGGCGAAGCGATCGAGCAGGCGCGTAAAATTTTAAACGCCTCGCTTAAGAAGCACGTCATCGACATAAGCGTGCGGATAGAGGAAAATTTCACCCTTTACGGCAACGTAAACGAGCTCATCCAGGTGCTTATAAACATCATAAACAACGCAAAAGAGGCATTTTTGGACGTGCCGCTTAAACGGCGCGAGATTAAAATCCGCTCGTTTTTAAAGCAGGGCGAGCGAGTAATCACGATCGAAAATAACGCAAGCCGCATCGACGACGCGCGGCTCGGTAAAATTTTTGAGCCGCACTTTACTACAAAGCAGCAGGGCAGCGGGCTCGGACTATATATGAGCAAGATGATAATCGAAAAAAACGGAGGGAGCATAAGCGCTGCGAATTCCGACGAAGGCGCGATATTTACGATCTCTTTTCGTTAA
- a CDS encoding response regulator transcription factor: MQDYELLDVLSNKRVLCLEDEPGILKNITESLQLFFGEVVGVKDGLEALDEAMSGSYDALVFDIGVPHMDGLEVVKKIRAAGISVPIVILSSHTEQEYLWRAVELKITRYLPKPYDKNAFIKALQDVAAELISHAPIFNINDELKYDFAKKIIYVKESACHLSKSESKLLEYFLARKNQTVTYEQLFDYMWEFEQPSKEAIKAIVKELRRKIGKDVIKNLYAVGYLFEV; the protein is encoded by the coding sequence ATGCAAGATTACGAATTATTGGACGTTTTGTCCAATAAAAGGGTTCTTTGTCTAGAGGATGAGCCTGGGATTTTAAAAAATATAACCGAATCGCTGCAGCTGTTTTTTGGCGAAGTAGTGGGGGTTAAGGACGGGCTGGAGGCGCTCGATGAGGCGATGAGCGGCTCGTACGACGCGCTGGTTTTTGATATCGGCGTGCCGCATATGGACGGGCTAGAGGTCGTTAAAAAGATCCGAGCTGCCGGCATCTCGGTGCCGATCGTGATACTTTCGAGCCACACCGAGCAGGAGTATCTGTGGCGGGCGGTGGAGCTTAAGATCACCAGGTATCTGCCTAAGCCGTACGACAAAAACGCCTTTATAAAGGCGCTGCAAGACGTCGCTGCGGAGCTGATAAGTCACGCGCCGATATTTAACATAAACGATGAACTGAAATATGATTTTGCCAAAAAGATCATCTATGTCAAAGAGAGTGCCTGTCATCTTTCCAAAAGCGAGAGCAAGCTTTTGGAGTACTTCTTAGCGCGCAAAAATCAAACCGTAACCTACGAGCAGTTATTCGACTATATGTGGGAGTTCGAGCAGCCCAGCAAGGAAGCGATCAAGGCGATCGTCAAAGAGCTACGCCGCAAGATAGGCAAGGACGTGATCAAAAATTTATATGCGGTGGGGTATCTCTTTGAAGTATAA
- a CDS encoding DUF6803 family protein, translating to MAMTNYMELLMANQPWNLILFMAVPMGLAEAIVASEFFSLYRAKEGSLALKINKCLSIILGAYFTILIIYVAVKILPAIHLRGAADTLALAAYVAAALPALVLLLLELGVIAKGAEFRARLKFHFLALIVFLVLGHVAMIFGMTDPGMSGMEHSMMDHGSMSGMSHDMGSMEGMDHSHMDHGSMENMDHSKMEHSH from the coding sequence ATGGCAATGACGAATTACATGGAACTTTTGATGGCAAATCAGCCGTGGAATTTGATTTTATTTATGGCGGTGCCGATGGGCTTAGCAGAAGCGATAGTAGCGAGCGAATTTTTTAGCTTGTACCGCGCGAAGGAGGGCTCTTTGGCGCTAAAAATCAATAAATGCCTTAGCATCATTCTCGGCGCTTATTTTACGATATTAATCATTTACGTAGCGGTTAAAATTTTGCCCGCTATTCATTTGCGTGGCGCTGCGGACACTTTAGCTTTGGCGGCATACGTAGCGGCGGCGCTGCCTGCGCTGGTGCTGCTACTTTTGGAGCTCGGAGTTATCGCAAAAGGAGCGGAATTTAGAGCTAGGCTTAAATTTCATTTCTTGGCGCTGATTGTATTTTTGGTGTTAGGACACGTCGCGATGATTTTTGGAATGACCGATCCAGGTATGAGCGGCATGGAACATTCTATGATGGATCATGGCTCGATGAGCGGGATGAGCCACGATATGGGTTCGATGGAGGGGATGGATCATTCGCATATGGATCATGGCTCGATGGAGAACATGGATCACTCAAAGATGGAGCATTCACATTAA